Within the Maribacter sp. BPC-D8 genome, the region AATTGGTCGACTTTTTACGCACTTGGCCATAACTAATCCATTTTAAAATACGGATTTATAAATAGGTTCTAATATCTAATATCTTTAGATATACCAGTACTTTCAAGCGAAATTCAGACTTGTATCCAATAATCCTTTTTAAACTTTTTTGATTCAGCTTTGTTGAAGTTTCAGTTATTTATTTTAACTTTGTATTTCAAAGTACTTTAATATGGAGACGAATAAGTATCTAAACGATATCACCGAAATTAAGAATTTAATGAATCGTTCTTCGCGGTTTATTTCCTTAAGCGGACTCTCAGGAGTACTTGCCGGGATCTATGCTTTGATCGGAGCTGGCTTTGCTTATGTTAAGCTAAAAGATACCTCAGCTGCCAATTACGAAAATTTTTCTGGTAGGTCTTCTTCACTTTGGGAATCAGATACTGTTAGCGATTTAACTTTAATCGCCATTGCCGTTTTGGTGGCAGCAGTAATTACTGGGTTTATTATGACCTTGAAGAAGTCTAAAAAAAGTGGGGAGAAAATTTGGGACAGTACCAGCAAGCGACTTGTATTCAACTTTGCGATTCCGTTAGTAGTTGGCGGACTCTTTTGCCTGGTATTGATGCAACAAGGCATCGCTGGTCTTGTGGCACCTGCTACCCTCATTTTTTATGGGCTGGCATGTGTAAATGCAAGCAAGTACACCATGGGCGATGTTCGATATATGGGTTTAGCTTTTATAGGAATTGGACTAGTTAGTACACAATTTATAGGATATGGATTGTATTTTTGGGCTTTAGGGTTTGGCGTTTGCCACATTCTATATGGTGCATTAATGTATTATAAGTACGACAGAAATTAAGATCAGCCCAGCTATAGATATATGAGTTTAATTGACAACATAAACAAAGCTTTTGACCACCGAATACGTTTGGGCATTATGTCTATTCTAATGGTGAACGATTATGCTGATTTTAAAATGCTAAAAGAACTTTTAGGTGCTACCGATGGCAATTTAGCCAGTCATACCAAGGCACTTGAAAAGGAAGAATACATAAAAGTGGAAAAGCAGTTTATAGGCAGAAAACCGAATACCCGTTACTCTGCCACTCCCCTTGGCAAAGCAGAGTTTAAGAAGCATATTAATGCTTTAGAAAAACTAATAGGTAAGTAGTATATTTTTTTATCATTTTACTTTGAAATTCAAAGTACTTTTAAAAATAATAAATAATGAGAGCAGCCATTTTAGAAAAATTATATGATTGGAGCGTAGCACCCTATCAATACTTCAAGAAAAATGAAGCGTGGCAATATAATGCTGAAGAGCTCAAAGGCTATCCAAATGAATCTTTAGGTCATCATATGGGCAAATTTCTTATTGCCAACAGCTTTCAGTTGCAAGAAAAACTAGAGAGTCATGATGTATTTCATGTACTCACCGGAACTGGAATTTCTGTTCCCGATGAAATAAGTATGCAATTCTATTTATTGGGAAATGGAAAAAGAAGTCTTTACTTATTTACCGTCATATTAGTAGGCTCTATGCTGTATCCGGAGTATTGGAGGTTCTTTATATCAAAATATAACTGCGGAAAATCGGCACTACCCTTTCATCAATTAGATTTTCAGAAACTGCTGCATCAACCCATCCAACGAATAAAGTCCACATTTTTAATTCAATAAATCCCACAAAAATGAAAGCAAAATTTACACACTCAATTAATTACATAGCTGTATTAATAGCTATAATCAGCTTTATTCTTGGCTCTATTATTCTACTATTTTTTAAAACAACTGGAGATTCTATTTTAGTCGAAATCGGTTATTTATATACGATTCTTGCTGCCGTTACCAACACTATTTTACTTATTCTCATTTTCATAAATAGCATTCGCTATTATAAAGACTTCCCCGAACATATTAGTACCGTGCTAATTATTATAGCAAATATACCTGTCACCATTTTTTACTTAAATCTGATTTAGAACATAAAAAATATTTTCTACAACTATCAATAACCTTTTAAATACATCATATTATGAACGTCCATATAAAATCACTCTTATCTGCCTTAGCCTTCAGTTTACTATTCTACAGCAAAAGCTTCGGTCTAAATCTATTCTTAATATCAATTTTAGTCGTAGTGCTTGTTTCTACCCTAAAAGAAACTAGAACCATGTCATGGGGCTATGCTCTTACCTATATTATAACTTCAATTTTTATACTCATTAACCCCACGGGGTTTACCATATTTGTCCACTTCATGGCATTAATGATATTTGTAGGCAAGTCCATTTCGAGCAAAACATCTTTATACCTTTCTTGGTTACTTGGCTTTACTAATTTATTGGTTGCGTCTATCGCAAATTTCATTCAAAGACAAAATTCGGTAGAAGAAAAAGATGTAAAAAAAGAGACTTCACCAAAACTGTTGAACCGTTTAAAAGGCGGATTCTTCGCTGGTGTTCTACTGATCTTATTTGCGATGCTTTATAAGAATGCGAATCCGGTTTTTGAAAATCTAGTAGACCAAATCTCTTTTGACTTTATCAGTTTCCCTTGGGTATTCTTTACATTTCTTGGTTATATTATATTTCTAAACATTTTACGTCCATTAGATGCACAAGAATTAATAGCAGTCGATGCATCTCAGAAAAATGAATTAGAGACTCCGACTGAAATAGAAATAATAGGTCAAAAAAAGCAACTAGAAAGTGAGCATACCTTAGGCTCATTTATATTTATCGCACTTAATTTTTTACTAGTATTCTTTTTAGTAACAGACGGAATTTACCTGTTTCAAAAAACAGACATTTCTAATGCAGAATATTCGGCATCTGTACACCAAGGTGTCTATGCGCTAATGTTCTCTATAGTACTAGCCATTATATTAATTCTTTATTTCTTTAGAGGAAACCTCAATTTCTATAAAGAGAATACGCAAATAAAAACCCTAACCTATGTTTGGATCTCGCTAAACATTATACTAATCGTTTTTACATCTTACAAGAACTTCACGTATGTTGAAGCCTTAGGACTTACCTATAAACGTATTGGTGTATTCGTATACCTTCTACTTACCCTTACCGGATTAATTACAGTTTATATTAAAGTGGCAGAAGTAAAAAGCTTTGTTTATTTAGTACGTACCAACATCGCCACAGTGTTTGCTTTTTTAGTACTAAGCGCTGCAGTGCCGTGGGATAAAACTATTACGTATTTCAATTTAAGTACACTTGAAAATCCTGATATTCATTACCTCATCGATTTAGGTGATGCTAATAGCATTCAATTATATAACTATGCTAATGAGAAAGAAGTTAATTATGATCTCAAGATTAGTATTCAAGAAAAGTATGACGAATACCTTACCCTACAATCAGAAAAAACATGGCAAGAATTTACGTTTGCCCAACTAGCTAAAAACGATACAGAATGATGGTTTTATTTAAACATAAATGGAACCGTAGAATTGTGAGGGTAGTTTCATTGTATTTTCTACTCTCAACTTTATTACTGTGTATTGCCTTAATACCAGAAACTGAAATTACTACAGTTATAGGTATTATGCTATATCTCAGCTATATCATCATTACCTGCATAGCCTTGATTATAATTTTGATAAATGTACTTAGGTATTCTAAGGATATACAAGAGCATACCATGGTGCTTATCTTACTGATTATGAATTACCCAATAAGTATGCTATACCTCTATTTTACAAACGCTTAAATGTTCAACACATGAAATTCAAATTCAACCGCATCTATTTTATATACTTTCTTGTACTGCTAGTCATCGAAATCTTGATTGCCATATTTTTAAAATCCGGATTCATTCGACATACTTTCGGAGACTACTTGGTAGTCATTCTCATGTTTTTCTTTTTTAAATCCTTCGTAAAAGCAAATGATATTGCGATTGGCGTTGTCACATTATTAATAGCATATGCCATAGA harbors:
- a CDS encoding winged helix-turn-helix domain-containing protein, which encodes MSLIDNINKAFDHRIRLGIMSILMVNDYADFKMLKELLGATDGNLASHTKALEKEEYIKVEKQFIGRKPNTRYSATPLGKAEFKKHINALEKLIGK
- a CDS encoding Coq4 family protein; translation: MRAAILEKLYDWSVAPYQYFKKNEAWQYNAEELKGYPNESLGHHMGKFLIANSFQLQEKLESHDVFHVLTGTGISVPDEISMQFYLLGNGKRSLYLFTVILVGSMLYPEYWRFFISKYNCGKSALPFHQLDFQKLLHQPIQRIKSTFLIQ
- a CDS encoding DUF4173 domain-containing protein, which encodes MNVHIKSLLSALAFSLLFYSKSFGLNLFLISILVVVLVSTLKETRTMSWGYALTYIITSIFILINPTGFTIFVHFMALMIFVGKSISSKTSLYLSWLLGFTNLLVASIANFIQRQNSVEEKDVKKETSPKLLNRLKGGFFAGVLLILFAMLYKNANPVFENLVDQISFDFISFPWVFFTFLGYIIFLNILRPLDAQELIAVDASQKNELETPTEIEIIGQKKQLESEHTLGSFIFIALNFLLVFFLVTDGIYLFQKTDISNAEYSASVHQGVYALMFSIVLAIILILYFFRGNLNFYKENTQIKTLTYVWISLNIILIVFTSYKNFTYVEALGLTYKRIGVFVYLLLTLTGLITVYIKVAEVKSFVYLVRTNIATVFAFLVLSAAVPWDKTITYFNLSTLENPDIHYLIDLGDANSIQLYNYANEKEVNYDLKISIQEKYDEYLTLQSEKTWQEFTFAQLAKNDTE
- a CDS encoding DUF2809 domain-containing protein, whose amino-acid sequence is MKFKFNRIYFIYFLVLLVIEILIAIFLKSGFIRHTFGDYLVVILMFFFFKSFVKANDIAIGVVTLLIAYAIEFLQLTNMLSYFGLEHSKWVNLIFGNYFSIQDLFAYTLGILTVTSLEIKKRFLLKHPIN